The segment ATTAATCGATTCTCCTTGGAGACCACAGACCTGACACCTTTCATCCACTTTCAAGCCTCTCAACCTGATCAGATCCGCAACAGGGAGCGCCTCGCTTAGAGCTTTCCACAAGAACACTCTAATCTTTTGCGCCGTACCAACCTTCCAAACTTGCTCCTTCAAACAATTTACCGAAGGCTGAGAAAGCACCTCCGGATGCAACGCCATAGTTTTTTTGGAGGAGGCTAGCCAATATGCGGACTTGACGGAGAACTGACCACTTCGATTGAATTTCCAAACGTGAAAGTCGTCTCTAGAGACCACtggttgattttttaaaataatctccACATCACCAGGAACAAAAACTTCATTCAGCGCATCTAAATCCCATCTCCGAGTGGATACATTAATCAGAGCACTGGCCCTAAGATTAACATCAAACCGGTAGTTTTTAATCCAAGGGACTCTCATTCCTTCTACTGGATCCTCGATCCACTTATCAATCCAGACTCTTGTATTTTTCCCATTGCCCACTCTATGTTTGAGACCTTTGATCAAGAGGTCTCTTCCATAAAGCAAACTTCTCCACGCATAAGAAGGCCTGTCTCCTAACACTGCCGACAAGAAATCTCCTCCAGGGAAGTATCTACTTCTTAGAAACCTCGCAATTAAGCCTTCTGGTTGAGATAATATTTTCCATGCTTGTTTAGCCAGCATTGCTTGATTGAAGACCTCTAAATCTCGGAAGCCCAAGCCTCCCTGCTTTTTTGGTAAGCACATACGATCCCATCCAACCCAATGAATTTTCCTCTGATGTGCATCAGTTCCCCACCAAAAGGCAGACATCATACTCGTGAGTTTTGCGATGACTGTTTTTGGCAGTTTAAAACATGACATGGCGTACACTGGTAATGAAGATCCTGTTGATTTCAGTAAGACCTCTTTGCCTCCCTGAGATAGATGGCGATAGTACCACACCTCCAATCTTCCTTGTGTTCTATCCTTAAGATAAGAGAATAGATCCACTTTAGAGCCCGAGAAACACTCCGGTAATCCAAGATATTTACTTGCTCCTCCCTCGGTAAAAATCTCCAAAAGGTTCTGAATAATGTCCCTTGAATCACCACTCACTTTATCACCAAAGGTTATCGATGATTTCTCCAAGTTTATGGTTTGCCCTGTTGCATCTTCATAGAACGAGAGGATTTTTTTAAGAGCCGATACTTCCACCTGAAGCGTTCTACAAATGAACAGGCTGTCATCAGCAAACAACAAGTGGTTTATTGCTGGACCTTCTTCTACAAAACTCATCCCATGGATCAAACCATTCCGTTCCGCCACGTTTAGCAAATGAGTGAGACCCTCCGTGCACAGAACAAACAGGAAAGGTGATAGTGGATCACCTTGGCGTAATCCCCTGTGAGGATGAATCAGTCCAAAAGGATGATCGTTAATCAACACCGCAAAGGTCACCGTTGAGACACACATCATCACTAAATCAACCCATGTTGGAGAGAACCCGATAGCCAACAATACACTCCTCAAATAGCTCCATTCAACGCGGTCATATGCCTTGGACATGTCAGTTTTCACTGCCATATACTCGCTTGCAATCGAAGGATGTGCTTTCAACGCGTGCACCGCTTCATGAGCAATGACTATATTATCAGAGATGAGTCTGTCCCTGACGAAAGCAGATTGATTGACGGAGACAATGTCTTGTAAAAAAGGTTGGAGTCTTCTGACCATAATCTTAGAAACCGTTTTATACAAAACGGAACAAAGACTAATAGGTCTAAGATCTTTCATCAGTTCCGCATCGTTGATCTTTGGCAAAAGACAGAGGTAAGTAAAATTCCAGTCTCTAGGCATGGATCTGGATTGAAAGACCTCTTGAACCTCTTTAGTGACCTGATCCCCTATTATGCTCCAATACTTCTGAAAAAACCGTCCCGTCATGCCATCGGGGCCTGGCGCACTATCTGCTTTGATAGAGAAAATTGCCTCTCTAACTTCATCTCTTGAAACTGGTCTGATGAGCGCATCATTCATCTCCTCAGAAACTCTGGGAACCATACTCTGTAACACAGGCTCATAAGAACGTGGATTTGACGATCTGAACAGCTCTGTAAAATAGTCTATCGCCACTTCCGCCTTGGCTCCTTCTGACCACTGCAAACTGCCATGTTTGTCCTTCAGCCTAGAAAGCTGGTTTCTTGATCGGTTCGTTTTGACTGAGTCGTGGAAGAATTTGGAGCTGCGATCTCCATAGACTAACCATTTATCTCTGGACTTTTGTTGCCAGAATAACTCCTCCTCCTTGTAAGCCTTGATCAAATCCTTCTTAATGATGTTAATCATGAAAAAACAAGGATATGATCTTGACTGCATCCATTCCAGTCTCTTCTGCAGTAACTGAATCTTATCTTGTGCATTGAAAACTCTCTGTTTTTTCCAGCAACTTATAGCCGATCTGCATCTTTTAATTCTCTGCGAAACAGAAAGATTTCTCCCATTTGAATTTGATGTCCAGGCACTCCTTATCTGATTATTGATCTCAGGTTGCATCAGCAGTTTTTTGTCAAACCTGAATTGTCCTTTAAAAGATTCCTGAGTAGCACAGAAATTCATCCAAACCGGCCTATGATCTGACCCTCGCTTCTCCAAAAAGGTTTGATTACAACCTGGAAACAGATCATGCCATGCTTGATTCCCAAAACATCTATCCAGTGCACATTGAATCCATTTTTTCCAACGCATACCTCCCCAAGTAAGCTTGTCGCCTTTGCTTATTAACTCTTCCATTCCACAACTTTTAAGCATATCCGCAAAAGGCATGAAGGATGCATCAGAACGTCTTGGACCACCAGTCTTCTCCTCATTACACAGTATCTCATTAAAATCACCAATAAGACACCAAGGTTCTTTTCTATTTACACCAATACGTGTTAAACGCTCCCACACAATATTACGACCTTCACTTCCTGGAATCCCATAtatacaagacaagaagaaggtATTATCACCATACTGCACTAGACAGTCCAAAAGATTTTTATCAGCATATTTTACATCGATTTTTATGTTCTTCTTACAAAACAGAGCCAACCCCCCGCTGTACCCATCCGGACTAACAGTATATACACGGTCATAGCCCAACCAGACCTTAGTATCAACCAAAATATCTCGAGGCTTCTTCGTTTCCATCAAGAACAGAATCTCCGGAAAATGTTTCTTACGCATCTCCCGCAGACGTTGAATTGTCAGGCCTTGAGGCCGCCCCAAACCCTGACAATTCCAACTCATAATGCTCATTGGGGATTGGGCTGTCCCTCATTCGGGACTGCCTTAAGGCACTGAGCCTTCATTGTTGACCTGCCTCCATCTTCCTGCTCTACTTTCTTTCTCTTCCTACTTCCAATCTCTTGCTTCCCTTCCCTCCTGTCTTCAAGGTCCTCTTGGTTCTTGATCTTGGAGATCGCAGCATTTGCTTTTCTCACTCCTTTGGGAGGACGTCTACGAGGAGCAAACCTTCTTCTGATCGTTCCGGAAATTCCAGGTTCCAAAGAGCCTGCCCGGAAAACCGTTGAACTTACAGAAGGGGTTCGCTGCTCACTTGCAACGCTGCTTTCATCCGATGCCTCCGAgccgagaagaagaagaggtgcACTGGTTACACTGTAAGAGTTGAAAGCCTTGAAAGCTCCAGCCATAAGTTTATTTGGGTTGACATTCAAATCAAACTCCACTCTCTTCTGAACTTTGTCCCCATACTCAAAAACCGGCCCTTTACCCTTGTTGAGATCACGAGTAATTATCGGCACTGTCTCCAGACGAAGGACAGACCTTTGAGCAACTGGATCTGCCTCTGCCTCCCTGACCGTAGTCCTGAGTTTGTCCACTTTGATGGCTCTATCTTCACCAGTATCTGCCATCATGTACCTTCGCATCTCATCAAGGACTTCTTTGGCTATCTTGGGCCTTCCGGAACCTGGATCTATCCCCATTTGTGTCTCTTCCAAAACCCCATACAGAGGATCCTCTAGGTTCAGCTTCCCAACATCAATTGGTAATCTCTCCATCACCTTCTGTCTTCTTGCTTGAGCCTCATCCTGTCGCTTCTTTATCATCAGGGGACACTTGGGCTTCTCATGATTCAAGCATTGACATTCATGGCACCTCTTTTGCACTCTTTCATAATTGAAGTGAATGGTTACTTCTTTCCCTTTGACGTTCAGGACTCTAGCCATTCTCAGCGGATGCGCAACGTTGAATCGAACCTGAACTCTAACAAAGTCCTGAGTAATGGCCTTTGTAGGATCAAAAGCCACGACAATGACTTTCCCCACCATATCTCCCAGCGTCGTCAATGCTCCAGTAGTGTAGTAGTTTACTGGAATATTGCTTATCCTCACCCACAATGGAATGAACTGCAGATAGTCGTCAGGAGGGTTTTCCACCCATCGCTCCAGTACAATGACCCATTCCTTATACGTGTGAACTCCTTTCTCCAAAACATCTAACAGGTCATGTTCTGTCTGGAAGATGAACTGAAATCTCTCCTGAGAAAGAGCTACTCCTCTGACTTTCCCCTCTTTTCCCCACTTGCGAGGCATCGTTATGATGAGACCCGGCATACGCTGGTAATCCGGGTTTAAGATTCTTCCCATAAGACTCAGACGATTTTCTTCCACCGAAGTAAACTCTGGTAGATCTGGCATGATAAACggttcttcttcctcctccagtGTTAGAGCCATTAAAGCTCTATCCATAGCCACAGACATGCTTAAAAACTGATAAAATCTTAGAAACCACGAAAGAAACTTGCCAAACACAAGACTTGAGTTTCTGAAGAACACAGCAAAAAACACTCAGAATATCTTTAATTTTACCCAAAAGTACTTGAAAGTTGCAATAAGAggataaaatttaataaacccAACGTGTTTCAACCACCTCCACTCACAAGGAAACGTAACAAAGACTCTTTCTACTGACACACAGCTATATCCCACTTGGGGTCTCTAGAGAGCAACTTTCTCACTCTTCTTTATCTCACTAAACACATCAATTTGGCGCATTGGTGTCTCTGTCTCggtcttattttaatttttattattattattattttaatttcaaaacaaaatataatagaaaCGACATCGTATAAGGTGtgataaggaaaaaaaagtgAGCCTCCGCCTTTGGTTATTTCTTTCTGTTGTTGTTTTTATAAATCTCAGAGAGACAAACcggaaaaaaggaaaaaaaaaggaataaggAGGTAATAAATTCAAAAACTTTTGAATGCTTTCGCTTCTTCGAATCTGAGGCTTCCCCCACTGCTGCTTGCGTGATTTGCCCCCAAATCTGGATTACAATTAgggttttttgttgttgttgaaaaTGGCggagaacaacaacaacaacaacaataggtGGAACTGGGAGGTGACTGGGTTCGAACCGAacaagtcttcttcttctccgattGGACGGTATTCGATCCCGAAGAACTCGCTTCCACCGCACTCGTCGGAGCTTGAATCTAAGGTTCACAGTTTGAAGGAGAAAGTTGAGGTCTGATAAACATATCGCCTTTTAAcagaattattattattattgtcttTTTAGGTTTGAATGGGAATATGCAATATGTCAGTGACTAATGAGATTATAATGCTATTTTGCGGCTATGTAATTTAGGTGATACTACTTTGATAGAATTTAAGTGTTGAAGAGTGGTTTATTTTATTGCTGTAGTATTTTATTcttgttttaagaaaaaagagTGTGGTGCTTTGGTTTTGGTTGAACAGCTTGCGAAGGATGATTATGTAGGATTGAGACAGGAAGCTATTGATCTTCAAGAGTATTCTAATGCCAAGCTTGCGAGGGTTACTCGTTATTTAGGTGTTCTCGCTGACAAAACTCGTACATTGGGTCAGTTATTACTTTCCCCTCCTTTTCGAAATTTTTGGATAAGAAAATGTTGACAAGATCATAATTCCTTATCTCTTGCCATTAGGGTTTATGTTACTGTTCCACCTGCTTCGTGTTTTGTTATGGTTGAATTTTGGGGGAATGTGTTTTGTTCACTTATTTGCATACCCTTATTACAGATCAACATGCTCTTGAGACTGAGGCTCGGATATCTCCACTTATCAATGAGAAGAAAAGACTCTTCAACGACTTGCTCACCACCAAAGGTGCGCAGATATCTTCCATTACACCCACGTCATCAgtctttttttggtttgtttcagtATTTGACCTGAATGTGTTTTTTTACCTTTCAGGGAACGTGAAGGTATTTTGTCGAGCGAGGCCTTTATTCGAAGACGAGGGTCCCTCTATTATTGAGTTTCCTGATAACTGCACCGTGCGTGTGAACACTGGTGATGATACTCTATCCAACCCCAAGAAGGAATTTGAATTTGACAGAGTTTATGGACCTCATGTTGGTCAAGGTGAGATAGATACCTCATGCTCACCAACTGTTTCCTTTACTTAGAATTCTCAACTTAATTCAGTAAATTTTTTTCAGCTCCACTGTTTA is part of the Raphanus sativus cultivar WK10039 chromosome 5, ASM80110v3, whole genome shotgun sequence genome and harbors:
- the LOC108805997 gene encoding uncharacterized protein LOC108805997 — protein: MSVAMDRALMALTLEEEEEPFIMPDLPEFTSVEENRLSLMGRILNPDYQRMPGLIITMPRKWGKEGKVRGVALSQERFQFIFQTEHDLLDVLEKGVHTYKEWVIVLERWVENPPDDYLQFIPLWVRISNIPVNYYTTGALTTLGDMVGKVIVVAFDPTKAITQDFVRVQVRFNVAHPLRMARVLNVKGKEVTIHFNYERVQKRCHECQCLNHEKPKCPLMIKKRQDEAQARRQKVMERLPIDVGKLNLEDPLYGVLEETQMGIDPGSGRPKIAKEVLDEMRRYMMADTGEDRAIKVDKLRTTVREAEADPVAQRSVLRLETVPIITRDLNKGKGPVFEYGDKVQKRVEFDLNVNPNKLMAGAFKAFNSYSVTSAPLLLLGSEASDESSVASEQRTPSVSSTVFRAGSLEPGISGTIRRRFAPRRRPPKGVRKANAAISKIKNQEDLEDRREGKQEIGSRKRKKVEQEDGGRSTMKAQCLKAVPNEGQPNPQ